One Nostoc punctiforme PCC 73102 DNA window includes the following coding sequences:
- the pgmB gene encoding beta-phosphoglucomutase, translated as MQTKDRSRHFIYTDWILIETQFDPDQLQSKETVFTIGNGYLGTRGSFEEGYPHSLPATFINGVYDDVPVVYTELVNCPDWLPLIVIVNGDRFRLDQGEILSYDRQLDLRQGLVIRALRWRSPSGNTIDISFERFASLADPHVLALRCHLTPIDFDGLIEVQASINGYPENQGFNHWEGLDQGKTDQGIWLQRRTRHSRIELGMGAKVTILGAEASLQVNTAPGYPTLSTTFLAKAQQVVTVEKLVTVFTSREIDTPVSAAQEKLAHLPDYVTLQKANQQAWDKVWQQSDILIEGDSTAAFAVRYNVFQLLIAGARHDDRVSIPAKTLSGFGYRGHIFWDTEIFMLPLFIFTQPAIARNLLTYRWHTLPGARRKAAHYGYKGAMFAWESADTGDEVTPRWALGNDFYGEDVRIWCRDREIHINADIPYAAWNYWQTTGDDEWMQKCGAEIILDTAIFWASRVEFNPERQQYEIRGVIGVDEYHELVHNNAFTNRMAQWHLEKAIAVYNWLVQKFPEQARELEEKLQLTVQDRSHWQDIINKILFLYDPSTELIEQCEGFFQLEDINLADYEPRDRSMQPILGVEKINKYQVIKQPDILMLLYLMRESADFPYSEKALQANWDYYAPRTDITYGSSLGPAVHAILASDLGKSIEAYEVFLHALMVDLEDNRGNTSDGIHGASAGGIWQAVIFGFGGIQITENGPVANPHLPDGWTRLKFKLHWGDKWHDFDLRKGPVRQDITRQLEYLQLSLSPNPPSNEAGGILRLRSEGGQGAGERRQDSEALASPRASAEGKSYSSLSVSSSPIPNPQSPNIQGFIFDLDGVLTDTAELHYLAWKKLADEEGIPFNSQDNEALRGVSRRASLMLIVGDRPYTEAQIQEMMERKNSYYMELIQNMTSKDLLPGAIAFLDELRQAGIKIGIGSASKNARTVIKRLGIADKVDAIADGYSVQQPKPAPDLFLYSAKQLGLEPAQSIVVEDAAAGIEAALAAGMWAVGLGPVERVGAAHVVLPSLEGIKWADLRAKLSDIARQKHSGTSK; from the coding sequence ATGCAAACAAAAGACCGTTCTCGCCATTTTATTTACACAGACTGGATATTAATCGAAACCCAGTTTGATCCTGACCAATTGCAATCAAAAGAAACCGTCTTTACAATCGGCAATGGATACTTGGGAACAAGAGGTAGTTTTGAGGAAGGGTATCCTCATTCATTACCAGCTACTTTTATCAACGGTGTCTACGACGATGTGCCGGTGGTGTACACGGAACTGGTAAATTGCCCTGACTGGCTACCCTTGATAGTAATTGTGAATGGCGATCGCTTCCGTCTCGATCAAGGTGAGATATTGAGCTACGATCGTCAACTCGATCTCCGTCAGGGATTAGTCATCCGGGCTTTGCGTTGGCGTTCTCCTAGTGGAAACACCATAGACATCAGCTTTGAACGCTTTGCCAGTCTTGCAGATCCGCACGTGTTGGCATTACGCTGCCATTTAACGCCAATAGATTTTGATGGGTTAATCGAAGTTCAAGCTAGTATCAACGGCTATCCAGAAAATCAGGGTTTCAATCACTGGGAAGGACTAGATCAGGGCAAAACTGACCAAGGAATCTGGTTGCAACGCCGCACCCGCCACTCCCGAATTGAACTTGGGATGGGAGCTAAGGTGACAATATTAGGCGCTGAAGCATCTTTGCAAGTCAATACTGCACCTGGTTATCCAACCTTAAGCACTACCTTCTTAGCTAAGGCGCAACAGGTCGTAACAGTAGAAAAATTAGTGACAGTTTTTACCTCGCGGGAGATTGATACCCCAGTCTCAGCCGCTCAAGAAAAACTTGCACACCTCCCAGACTACGTAACACTACAAAAAGCCAATCAGCAGGCATGGGATAAGGTTTGGCAGCAAAGTGACATCCTGATTGAGGGGGATAGCACAGCTGCTTTTGCTGTTCGCTACAATGTGTTTCAACTGCTGATTGCTGGCGCACGCCATGATGATCGGGTGAGCATTCCTGCTAAAACCCTTTCGGGATTTGGCTATCGCGGTCATATATTTTGGGATACAGAAATTTTTATGTTGCCCCTATTTATATTTACCCAGCCAGCGATCGCCCGAAACTTACTTACTTACCGTTGGCACACCTTACCAGGAGCTAGACGCAAAGCGGCCCATTACGGCTATAAAGGGGCAATGTTTGCTTGGGAAAGTGCTGATACTGGAGATGAAGTAACACCACGTTGGGCGCTCGGAAATGATTTTTATGGTGAAGACGTGCGGATTTGGTGCCGCGATCGCGAAATTCATATCAATGCAGATATTCCCTACGCCGCTTGGAATTACTGGCAAACCACTGGTGATGATGAGTGGATGCAAAAGTGTGGCGCAGAGATCATCTTAGATACCGCTATCTTCTGGGCGAGTCGGGTAGAATTCAATCCTGAGCGCCAACAGTATGAAATTCGGGGCGTGATTGGAGTGGATGAATACCATGAACTCGTTCACAACAACGCCTTTACAAACCGGATGGCGCAATGGCATTTAGAGAAAGCGATCGCAGTCTATAATTGGCTGGTTCAAAAATTTCCCGAACAAGCCAGAGAATTAGAAGAAAAACTACAACTCACCGTCCAAGATAGATCGCACTGGCAAGATATTATCAACAAAATATTGTTTCTCTACGACCCATCAACAGAACTCATCGAGCAGTGCGAGGGGTTTTTCCAATTAGAAGATATAAATTTAGCAGACTACGAACCACGCGATCGCTCTATGCAACCGATCTTGGGTGTTGAGAAAATTAACAAATACCAAGTAATCAAACAACCAGATATATTGATGCTTCTTTATTTAATGCGAGAATCAGCAGATTTTCCCTACAGCGAAAAAGCATTGCAGGCAAACTGGGATTACTACGCACCCCGTACCGATATTACTTATGGTTCTTCCCTTGGCCCAGCAGTTCACGCCATCTTAGCTTCCGATTTGGGCAAATCAATCGAAGCTTACGAAGTGTTTCTGCACGCATTAATGGTGGATCTTGAAGATAACCGAGGTAACACCAGCGATGGAATTCATGGTGCTAGTGCTGGTGGCATTTGGCAAGCTGTAATTTTTGGATTCGGTGGTATCCAAATCACCGAAAATGGCCCAGTAGCCAATCCCCATCTGCCTGATGGCTGGACGCGCCTGAAGTTTAAACTGCATTGGGGCGATAAATGGCACGACTTCGATCTCCGCAAAGGGCCAGTCCGCCAAGATATAACTCGTCAACTAGAATATCTCCAACTTTCCCTATCTCCAAATCCCCCCTCAAATGAGGCAGGGGGCATACTTCGACTGCGCTCAGAAGGGGGGCAGGGGGCAGGAGAAAGGAGGCAGGATAGCGAAGCGTTAGCGAGTCCGCGAGCGTCGGCAGAAGGCAAGAGTTATTCTTCTTTATCTGTCTCATCTTCCCCAATCCCGAATCCCCAGTCCCCCAACATCCAAGGATTCATTTTCGATTTAGATGGTGTGCTGACAGATACAGCAGAACTTCATTATCTAGCTTGGAAGAAGTTAGCAGATGAAGAGGGTATACCGTTTAATAGCCAGGATAACGAAGCGCTGCGGGGTGTATCTCGTCGTGCTTCCCTGATGCTGATTGTTGGTGATAGACCATATACGGAAGCACAAATCCAAGAGATGATGGAGCGGAAGAATAGCTACTATATGGAATTGATTCAAAATATGACATCCAAGGATTTGTTGCCAGGTGCGATCGCCTTTTTGGATGAACTGCGACAAGCTGGGATTAAAATCGGCATTGGTTCAGCCAGCAAAAATGCCCGTACAGTAATCAAGCGATTGGGCATTGCTGATAAAGTAGATGCGATCGCAGACGGTTATAGTGTACAGCAACCCAAACCAGCACCCGATCTATTTTTGTACTCAGCCAAGCAGCTAGGACTTGAACCAGCGCAATCTATAGTTGTAGAAGATGCCGCAGCAGGCATTGAGGCGGCTCTAGCTGCTGGGATGTGGGCAGTAGGGCTTGGCCCGGTTGAACGAGTTGGAGCCGCTCATGTTGTCTTACCCAGCCTAGAAGGTATCAAATGGGCAGATTTAAGAGCCAAATTGAGTGACATTGCTAGACAAAAACATTCAGGGACTTCCAAATAA
- a CDS encoding PAS domain-containing sensor histidine kinase, with protein MNLDDLALQIQLMRKRVALLQRQSEQQKAQEDIEVITDVFKELYLALEEMQIVNEDLQQQNEELFNAQQSLIAQGQRYQELFEEVPDAYLVTDPRGVIQEANSAAQNMLNISKNFLLGKALGIFVLEKELIAFHLKLTHLSDRAETPDWKMQEWEVNLRPRNKTPIIAAMKVAAIRNQQGNLVGLRWLVRDISESKRLQAKLQWAEEAMRQALAKEREFSELKSRLLTTASHEFRNPLTTIHSSAELLEHYRHLWSDERQQIHLRRIQTSVMHITQLLNDLLVLNQDETGKLEFNPTPLNLVEFCRDLLEELEQSDRSQHAIVFSSECQCPSANLDAKLLRQILTNLFSNCLKYSPIGSTVKFSVTTANERAIFQTQDSGIGIPPADIEHIFEPFHRASNTGNIPGMGLGMSIVKQGVDLHGGEIIVESAIDAGTTFTVILPFSRDLHI; from the coding sequence GTGAATTTGGACGATTTAGCCTTACAGATACAGCTTATGCGTAAGCGCGTCGCCCTTTTGCAACGCCAGAGTGAACAGCAAAAAGCACAGGAAGATATTGAAGTCATCACAGATGTATTCAAGGAACTCTACCTAGCTTTGGAAGAAATGCAAATAGTTAATGAAGACTTACAGCAACAGAATGAAGAATTATTTAACGCTCAACAGTCCTTAATAGCACAAGGTCAACGCTACCAAGAATTGTTTGAGGAAGTACCAGATGCCTATTTGGTAACTGATCCAAGAGGAGTAATTCAAGAAGCTAATTCTGCCGCCCAGAATATGTTGAACATCTCAAAGAATTTCCTGTTGGGCAAAGCTTTAGGAATTTTTGTGCTGGAGAAAGAACTGATTGCTTTTCATTTGAAACTGACTCATCTGAGCGATCGCGCCGAAACTCCAGATTGGAAAATGCAAGAGTGGGAAGTAAATCTGCGGCCACGTAACAAAACACCCATTATTGCTGCGATGAAGGTGGCTGCTATCCGTAATCAACAAGGTAACTTAGTTGGTCTGCGTTGGCTAGTGCGCGATATTAGCGAAAGCAAGCGTCTTCAAGCCAAGCTGCAATGGGCAGAAGAGGCGATGCGACAAGCGCTTGCCAAAGAAAGAGAGTTTAGTGAACTTAAATCTCGGTTGCTCACCACCGCCTCTCATGAATTTCGTAACCCTTTGACTACCATCCACTCTTCGGCAGAACTACTAGAACATTATCGCCATCTATGGAGCGACGAGCGCCAACAGATTCACCTACGTCGCATTCAAACATCTGTTATGCATATAACTCAGTTGCTGAATGATTTATTGGTGCTGAATCAGGATGAAACAGGCAAGTTAGAGTTTAATCCAACACCCCTAAATTTGGTGGAATTTTGCCGCGATCTATTAGAAGAATTAGAACAGAGCGATCGCTCCCAACATGCGATCGTTTTTAGCAGTGAGTGCCAATGTCCCTCAGCTAACCTAGACGCTAAACTACTGCGACAAATCTTGACTAATTTATTCTCGAATTGTCTAAAATACTCTCCCATTGGTAGCACAGTTAAGTTTTCTGTAACCACTGCCAACGAACGAGCTATATTCCAGACTCAAGACTCTGGTATTGGCATTCCTCCTGCTGACATCGAACACATATTTGAACCCTTCCATCGCGCCAGTAATACAGGTAATATCCCAGGAATGGGATTAGGGATGTCCATCGTCAAGCAAGGTGTAGATTTACACGGCGGCGAGATTATTGTCGAAAGTGCGATCGATGCAGGAACTACCTTTACAGTCATCCTGCCATTTTCGAGAGATTTGCATATATAG
- a CDS encoding RrF2 family transcriptional regulator — MVISNKSEYALLALLELATCYPKGEALQIREIAVLQDIPNRYLEQLLATLRRGGLIKSIRGAKGGYVLARDPGKITVLDAFSCMEGSDIVVSDSEPTPNTVEGELIQEVWQEARQAANSVLEKYTLQDLCERRSLRKQKELMYYI, encoded by the coding sequence GTGGTCATCTCTAACAAATCAGAATACGCACTTCTAGCCCTGTTAGAGTTAGCAACCTGCTACCCTAAGGGTGAAGCGCTGCAAATTCGAGAAATAGCGGTCTTACAAGATATACCAAACCGCTATTTGGAACAACTTCTGGCAACATTAAGACGTGGAGGTTTAATTAAGAGTATACGCGGAGCCAAAGGTGGCTATGTTTTGGCACGAGACCCTGGAAAGATTACAGTGTTAGATGCTTTTAGCTGCATGGAGGGGTCAGATATTGTTGTATCTGATTCTGAGCCGACTCCCAACACCGTAGAAGGTGAGCTAATTCAAGAAGTCTGGCAGGAAGCACGTCAGGCTGCTAACTCCGTTTTGGAAAAATATACACTCCAAGACCTTTGTGAACGAAGATCGCTAAGAAAGCAGAAGGAACTCATGTATTACATTTAG